One genomic window of Legionella jordanis includes the following:
- a CDS encoding pyridoxal-phosphate dependent enzyme, producing the protein MIYSNILETIGHTPVVKINRIAKELACELYVKCEFLNPGGSVKDRIGYEMVKNAERDGRIKPGDTLIEPTSGNTGIGIALAGAVLGYKVVITMPNKMSHEKQAVLERLGATIYRTRTEAAWNDPDSHISLAKDLQREIPNSHILDQYANPDNPNAHYRGTAQEIIDEFAKDLDMVVAGVGTGGTITGIAKRLKEYNPSIRIIGVDPIGSILGGGDEVKPYHVEGIGYDFFPDVLDNNLIDQYIKTNDKDSFHMARRLIREEGLLVGGSSGAAMCGAMQAAKSLSAGQKCLVILPDSIRNYMSKYASDEWMQEQGFL; encoded by the coding sequence ATGATTTATTCAAATATTCTGGAAACCATTGGCCATACGCCAGTGGTTAAAATTAACCGTATTGCTAAGGAACTGGCTTGTGAGCTTTATGTAAAATGTGAATTTCTCAATCCAGGTGGTTCAGTAAAAGATCGCATCGGTTATGAAATGGTAAAAAACGCCGAACGCGATGGACGAATCAAACCCGGCGATACATTGATTGAACCTACCTCAGGCAATACCGGGATTGGCATTGCCCTAGCCGGAGCAGTATTGGGTTACAAGGTTGTGATTACCATGCCCAATAAAATGAGTCATGAAAAGCAAGCGGTCCTTGAGCGTTTGGGCGCCACCATTTATCGTACCCGCACCGAGGCCGCCTGGAATGACCCGGACAGTCATATTTCCCTGGCAAAGGATTTACAGCGCGAAATACCCAACTCTCATATCCTCGATCAATATGCTAATCCCGATAATCCGAACGCACATTACCGTGGTACGGCACAAGAAATTATTGATGAATTTGCTAAAGATTTAGACATGGTAGTAGCAGGCGTCGGTACGGGAGGCACCATTACAGGAATAGCAAAACGGCTAAAGGAATACAATCCCTCCATCCGCATTATAGGAGTTGACCCCATTGGCTCCATTCTAGGTGGCGGAGACGAAGTGAAGCCCTATCACGTTGAAGGCATTGGTTATGACTTTTTTCCAGACGTATTGGACAATAATCTTATCGATCAGTACATTAAAACCAATGATAAAGATTCATTTCATATGGCGAGACGGCTTATTCGGGAGGAAGGATTATTGGTTGGCGGATCTTCAGGGGCTGCGATGTGCGGAGCAATGCAAGCGGCTAAATCGTTGTCAGCCGGGCAAAAATGTTTAGTTATTTTGCCAGACTCCATCCGCAATTACATGTCCAAATACGCCAGCGATGAGTGGATGCAGGAACAAGGCTTCTTGTAA
- a CDS encoding integration host factor subunit beta — translation MIKSQLIANLAAKMTHLPEKQVTDSINRILELMSDALISGQRIEIRGFGSFSLHHRPPRNAHNPKTGEKVTTQEKYSPHFKPGKELRERVDASKKTVKLKKMDEE, via the coding sequence ATGATAAAATCGCAACTCATTGCAAACCTTGCTGCCAAAATGACACATCTGCCTGAGAAGCAAGTCACAGACAGCATAAATCGAATTCTTGAGCTGATGAGTGATGCGCTCATTAGTGGCCAGCGCATTGAAATTAGGGGTTTCGGCAGTTTTTCATTGCACCACCGCCCCCCTCGCAATGCCCATAATCCCAAAACGGGTGAAAAAGTGACGACGCAGGAAAAATACAGTCCTCATTTCAAACCAGGGAAAGAGCTTAGGGAACGAGTTGATGCGTCCAAAAAAACGGTTAAATTGAAAAAAATGGATGAAGAATAG
- a CDS encoding OTU domain-containing protein: protein MKIGDTIPTATTGFFRVPREFPSSPKKEAEAAFVDVGGNGDCGPRAIAAAFISKALAENKNSPELQALLQRHFMYYPQHKATIRLATPMDSLRFIIRHFSMGELVDKLADTIRQVAVAEMNAHPERYRGAFIDDEGMPVSPAAMRLSTTWIDETFIAAAAEAIKNPITVQVVAKERELPLSLPYQATGSQAKPLVIQLQNKHYIPRVQEPARFQHIRASYPAERRHVEENDPSMDEILQRIAEDERRILTEFESTKRRLMAAVDAGEIDKKQLLDIYISGLTQSDYFRGYVGVEHGTEDFFRSLKQKAHQGEIIRMPTGNQEKEVTTQLVHAIARAISIGQLQPAVVFDKIEQVQNRAQHLSPGF from the coding sequence ATGAAGATTGGAGATACCATACCTACTGCAACTACTGGTTTTTTCAGGGTACCACGGGAATTTCCCAGCAGCCCCAAAAAAGAGGCAGAAGCTGCTTTTGTTGATGTGGGTGGGAATGGGGATTGTGGACCTAGGGCAATAGCCGCAGCATTTATTAGCAAAGCCTTGGCTGAAAACAAGAACAGCCCAGAACTGCAAGCGCTGTTGCAAAGACATTTCATGTATTATCCGCAGCATAAAGCAACCATCCGTTTAGCCACGCCGATGGATAGCTTACGTTTTATTATTCGCCATTTTTCCATGGGTGAATTAGTCGATAAACTGGCCGATACCATTAGACAAGTGGCCGTTGCCGAAATGAATGCCCATCCAGAACGTTATCGAGGGGCTTTCATAGACGATGAAGGAATGCCTGTTTCTCCCGCGGCTATGAGACTCTCTACAACCTGGATTGATGAAACGTTTATTGCAGCAGCTGCAGAGGCAATTAAAAATCCTATTACCGTGCAAGTGGTAGCCAAAGAGAGGGAGCTGCCCCTTAGTTTGCCGTATCAGGCAACAGGCAGCCAAGCAAAACCCCTGGTTATCCAATTGCAAAATAAACACTACATCCCTCGAGTACAGGAGCCGGCGCGGTTTCAACACATTCGGGCAAGTTATCCGGCAGAACGTCGTCATGTCGAAGAAAATGATCCGTCCATGGATGAAATACTTCAACGCATTGCTGAGGATGAGCGCCGTATTTTAACTGAATTTGAAAGTACCAAAAGACGATTAATGGCTGCCGTAGATGCTGGTGAAATTGACAAAAAGCAGCTCCTGGATATCTACATTAGTGGTTTAACTCAGAGCGATTATTTTAGAGGTTATGTGGGAGTTGAACACGGGACTGAGGATTTCTTCCGTTCTTTAAAACAGAAAGCCCATCAAGGGGAAATCATTCGCATGCCCACGGGCAATCAGGAAAAAGAAGTGACTACGCAACTTGTTCATGCTATTGCTCGTGCAATCAGCATTGGTCAGCTACAGCCTGCGGTGGTATTTGATAAAATTGAGCAAGTACAAAACAGAGCTCAACACCTAAGCCCTGGCTTTTAA
- the dcd gene encoding dCTP deaminase: protein MSIKSDRWIEKMALEHGMISPFESSQVRETGNGRIISYGVSSYGYDVRCANEFKIFTNINSAIVDPKAFDASSFVDVQSDVCIIPPNSFALARTVEYFRIPRNILTICLGKSTYARCGIIVNVTPLEPEWEGHVTLEFSNTTPLPAKIYAHEGVAQMLFLESDEVCAVSYRDRGGKYQGQTGVTLPRT, encoded by the coding sequence ATGTCAATTAAATCAGATCGCTGGATTGAGAAAATGGCTCTTGAGCATGGAATGATTTCTCCTTTTGAAAGTAGCCAAGTTCGAGAAACCGGAAACGGCCGAATCATTTCCTATGGAGTGTCGAGTTACGGCTATGATGTTCGATGCGCTAATGAATTCAAAATTTTTACCAATATTAACTCGGCTATTGTGGATCCAAAGGCTTTCGACGCGAGCAGTTTTGTCGATGTGCAATCGGATGTTTGCATTATCCCGCCCAATTCCTTTGCTCTGGCAAGAACGGTGGAGTATTTTCGCATACCTAGAAACATCCTAACCATTTGCCTTGGAAAATCAACCTATGCTCGTTGTGGGATTATTGTCAATGTCACTCCCTTGGAACCTGAATGGGAAGGTCATGTCACTTTGGAGTTTTCAAATACAACTCCACTTCCTGCTAAAATTTATGCTCATGAAGGCGTTGCACAAATGCTATTTCTCGAGTCGGATGAAGTGTGTGCAGTGTCCTACCGCGATCGGGGTGGAAAATATCAGGGGCAGACGGGCGTGACTTTACCTCGTACTTAA
- a CDS encoding methyltransferase domain-containing protein translates to MLVSLMIFAALFIFALSRLIRERPIKLWHRKLNLDKHFKTYLSLYSNIDGFALSKAARKEIPDSLEYTYGEIKFEPFIALLSLCQPSSSTIFYDLGSGTGRAVIACALVFNVKKSCGIEIFPQLHDCAKQQQQRLSQLGSYQDLAKHIEFKLGNLLETPIEDASLVFINATTFFSDTWLAISKHLEQIKPGALVISTSKSLQSNLFQTVRETRVEMSWGVVKAFIQKRQAA, encoded by the coding sequence ATGCTAGTTAGCCTCATGATCTTCGCAGCCTTGTTTATTTTTGCACTCTCGAGATTGATTCGCGAAAGACCCATTAAACTTTGGCATCGAAAATTAAACCTCGACAAACATTTCAAGACCTACCTAAGCCTTTATAGCAATATTGATGGCTTTGCCCTTTCCAAAGCAGCAAGAAAAGAAATCCCAGACTCCCTCGAGTACACCTATGGCGAAATTAAATTTGAACCGTTTATTGCGCTCTTGTCTTTATGTCAACCAAGCTCTTCCACAATCTTTTATGATCTAGGCAGTGGAACGGGTAGGGCCGTGATCGCTTGCGCTTTAGTGTTTAATGTCAAAAAAAGCTGCGGGATTGAAATTTTTCCCCAGCTCCATGATTGCGCCAAACAACAACAGCAGCGCTTAAGTCAATTAGGCAGCTATCAGGATTTGGCAAAACACATTGAGTTTAAGCTTGGCAACCTGTTGGAAACACCCATTGAAGATGCGTCTCTGGTGTTTATTAATGCCACCACCTTTTTTTCAGATACCTGGCTTGCAATCAGCAAACATCTCGAACAAATAAAGCCAGGCGCTTTAGTAATTTCAACCAGTAAATCACTGCAGTCCAATTTGTTTCAAACCGTTCGCGAAACCAGGGTAGAAATGAGCTGGGGAGTGGTTAAAGCATTCATTCAGAAGCGGCAAGCGGCTTAA
- a CDS encoding alpha/beta hydrolase: MFQRHLMYLPAKEVPNPSAFHAQDMQVVNIETSDGLILHSWYKKAIPPNPTLLYLHGNAGHIGYRMPLVRQFLSAGFGVLLLEYRGYGGNPGRPSEQGLYQDGMAAMSYLEKHGVSSQHIVVYGESLGTAVATYLAAKYPVCAMVLQSPFTSMSALARYHYPWALIPPWDKFDSLSRINLSRAPLLILHGEQDSITPYAGALLLFQHAHQPKQFSSLPAKGHNDLWDFDFASKVMTFMRASCF; encoded by the coding sequence ATGTTTCAGCGCCACTTGATGTATTTGCCAGCAAAAGAAGTGCCAAATCCCAGTGCATTCCATGCGCAAGACATGCAGGTGGTGAATATAGAGACCAGTGATGGCCTCATTCTTCACTCTTGGTACAAAAAAGCGATCCCGCCGAATCCCACGCTGCTGTATTTACACGGCAATGCAGGACATATCGGCTATCGCATGCCACTTGTGCGTCAATTTCTCTCGGCAGGTTTCGGGGTGTTGTTGCTGGAGTATAGAGGCTATGGTGGGAATCCTGGACGACCGAGCGAGCAAGGATTATATCAAGACGGGATGGCTGCGATGAGCTATCTGGAAAAACATGGGGTTTCAAGCCAGCACATTGTGGTTTATGGCGAATCATTGGGCACAGCTGTGGCAACTTATTTAGCGGCTAAGTATCCCGTCTGCGCCATGGTTCTTCAATCACCCTTTACTTCCATGAGTGCTCTTGCTCGCTACCATTACCCTTGGGCACTTATTCCCCCTTGGGATAAGTTTGATTCCTTAAGCCGTATAAATTTGAGCAGAGCGCCGCTTCTAATTTTACATGGTGAACAAGACAGCATTACCCCCTACGCAGGGGCCCTTTTGCTATTCCAGCATGCCCATCAACCCAAGCAATTTTCGTCCTTACCAGCCAAGGGGCATAATGATTTATGGGATTTTGATTTTGCATCCAAGGTGATGACTTTCATGCGAGCTTCTTGTTTTTAA